Proteins found in one Candidatus Methylomirabilota bacterium genomic segment:
- a CDS encoding GNAT family N-acetyltransferase — translation MRATVDRPGLDSQGRSPLIKIRRVRKGDLSKVRDVIEQSFADFFERQMGTRPRQVFGGAQYVHHRWLMEPWGCFVAEEGDGKIVGAAVAVMWGTLGLVGPVAVLPNYQNQDIGQQLVAACQGFFDENKAALQGLVTYPHSPKHLSFYGRFGYRPRGLVMITAKPLDRREIVQAVKLAKPVLAVRRYSSLEEAKKKAAILKLRRITNAVSRGLDVGKEVEIVDGLALGDTVLLEKGREVIGFAIIHTPGVSEAPQGCLYVKYLAIDPRHRKPENLHFFLSALEDLAHELQLSRVLAPVYTYYWNAHQVLVERGYHIDFTMVRMKRGKQIEDEDPNDLVLDDWR, via the coding sequence ATGAGAGCGACCGTCGACCGGCCGGGGCTCGACTCGCAGGGACGCTCGCCCCTCATCAAGATCCGTCGGGTCCGCAAGGGTGACCTGTCCAAGGTGCGGGACGTCATCGAGCAGTCCTTCGCCGACTTCTTCGAGCGCCAGATGGGCACGCGACCGCGGCAGGTGTTCGGCGGCGCCCAGTACGTGCACCACCGCTGGCTCATGGAGCCCTGGGGCTGCTTCGTCGCCGAGGAAGGCGACGGCAAGATCGTGGGCGCGGCGGTGGCGGTGATGTGGGGCACCCTCGGGCTCGTGGGCCCGGTGGCGGTGCTGCCCAACTACCAGAACCAGGACATCGGCCAGCAGCTGGTCGCCGCCTGCCAGGGGTTCTTCGACGAGAACAAGGCGGCCCTGCAGGGGCTCGTGACCTATCCCCACAGCCCCAAGCACCTGAGCTTCTACGGGCGCTTCGGCTACCGGCCGCGTGGGCTGGTGATGATCACCGCGAAGCCGCTCGACCGTCGAGAGATCGTGCAGGCGGTGAAGCTGGCCAAGCCCGTCCTCGCGGTGCGGCGCTACTCCTCGCTCGAGGAAGCCAAGAAGAAGGCGGCGATCCTCAAGCTGCGGCGGATCACCAACGCCGTCTCGCGCGGGCTCGACGTGGGCAAGGAGGTCGAGATCGTGGACGGCCTCGCCCTCGGCGACACCGTCCTGCTCGAGAAGGGGCGCGAGGTCATCGGCTTCGCCATCATCCACACGCCCGGCGTGAGCGAGGCGCCGCAGGGCTGTCTTTATGTGAAGTACCTCGCCATCGATCCCCGGCATCGCAAGCCCGAGAACCTGCACTTCTTTCTGAGCGCGCTCGAGGATCTCGCGCACGAGCTGCAGCTCTCGCGGGTGCTGGCGCCGGTCTACACCTACTACTGGAACGCGCACCAGGTCCTGGTGGAGCGCGGCTATCACATCGACTTCACCATGGTCCGCATGAAGCGGGGGAAGCAGATCGAGGACGAAGACCCCAACGACCTGGTGCTCGACGACTGGCGCTGA
- a CDS encoding copper resistance CopC family protein, which produces MIRAALRAALALVFALACGFAAAPRVLAHAIVLESSPTHDAVLTESPGRIILRFNSRIEAALSRVTIKAVNGKAVALPAARDAGPEANRLVVPVGPLAPGIYVVRYRVLAADGHVTEGALRFSVKAAP; this is translated from the coding sequence GTGATCCGCGCCGCCCTCCGCGCGGCCCTTGCCCTCGTTTTCGCTCTCGCGTGCGGCTTCGCCGCTGCCCCGCGAGTCCTCGCCCACGCCATCGTCCTCGAATCGTCGCCCACGCACGACGCCGTCCTCACCGAATCGCCCGGGCGCATCATCCTGCGCTTCAACAGCCGGATCGAGGCCGCGCTGAGCCGCGTCACCATCAAGGCGGTGAACGGCAAGGCGGTGGCGCTTCCCGCCGCGCGCGACGCCGGCCCGGAGGCCAACCGCCTCGTGGTGCCGGTGGGCCCGCTCGCACCCGGCATCTACGTCGTTCGTTATCGCGTGCTCGCCGCCGACGGGCACGTCACCGAGGGCGCGCTCCGCTTCAGCGTCAAGGCCGCACCCTGA